In Veillonellales bacterium, a single window of DNA contains:
- a CDS encoding response regulator transcription factor — MRILVVEDDALLREAIVTVFREEGYWVDEADNGDDGLFKAGQNIFDLLVLDIMLPEISGLAIVKKLRRQGLTVPILFLTARDSIEDRVAGLESGADDYLIKPFAVPELLARVKALLRRTASGKEGMLQYGEIALNPKLKDGFVNQNALQLTAKEYELLEFFIVNKEQILAREQIFDRIWGFESETTLGIVDLYVHYLRKKLAPFGYEAVIQTVRGVGFKLKAK; from the coding sequence GTGAGGATACTGGTTGTGGAAGACGACGCTCTGCTGCGGGAAGCAATCGTAACAGTGTTCAGGGAAGAAGGATATTGGGTCGACGAGGCGGATAATGGCGATGACGGACTGTTTAAAGCCGGTCAGAATATTTTCGATCTTCTTGTTCTGGATATTATGCTGCCGGAAATCAGCGGCCTTGCTATTGTAAAAAAGCTGCGCCGCCAGGGGCTGACTGTGCCAATTTTATTTCTGACGGCCAGGGACAGTATTGAGGATCGGGTAGCGGGACTGGAAAGCGGCGCTGACGACTATTTGATCAAGCCTTTCGCCGTGCCTGAGCTTCTGGCCCGGGTAAAGGCCTTGCTGCGGCGTACTGCTTCCGGCAAGGAAGGAATGCTGCAGTATGGGGAAATAGCGTTAAATCCCAAGCTAAAGGATGGATTTGTCAACCAGAATGCTTTGCAGTTAACGGCTAAGGAATACGAATTATTAGAGTTTTTTATTGTAAATAAAGAACAAATATTAGCCCGGGAACAGATTTTTGACCGGATTTGGGGCTTTGAATCAGAGACTACCCTTGGTATTGTTGATTTATATGTTCACTATCTGCGGAAGAAGTTAGCTCCTTTTGGCTATGAAGCAGTAATTCAAACGGTTCGCGGGGTGGGATTCAAATTAAAAGCGAAGTAG
- the metA gene encoding homoserine O-succinyltransferase: MPIKIPNNLPAVDILEGENIFVMYENRAYSQDIRPLKLLLLNLMPTKITTETQLLRLLGNSPLQVEFDFIYTATYTPTNTSHEHLIKFYETFDAVKSRRYDGMIITGAPVEQMPFAAVAYWDELCQIMEWSKTHVYSTLHICWGAQAGLYYHYGIPKYDLPQKMFGVFPHKVLPSEHARLFRGFDDTFYVPHSRYTEVKREDIEKVSQLRLLAESDMAGVYAVADLMGRQFFITGHSEYDPLTLKTEYDRDISQGVPIQIPYHYYPNDDPSQPPMVTWRSAANLLFSNWLNYYVYQETPFDLAAL, translated from the coding sequence ATGCCAATAAAAATCCCGAATAATCTGCCTGCCGTCGATATTCTGGAAGGTGAAAATATTTTCGTTATGTACGAAAACCGAGCGTACAGCCAGGATATACGCCCTCTGAAACTATTGCTGTTAAATCTCATGCCGACGAAAATCACCACTGAAACCCAGCTGCTCCGTTTACTGGGTAATTCACCCCTGCAAGTGGAATTCGATTTTATCTATACCGCCACCTATACGCCGACCAACACATCCCACGAGCATCTCATCAAGTTCTACGAGACCTTCGACGCGGTAAAATCCCGCCGCTATGACGGCATGATCATCACCGGCGCACCGGTCGAGCAAATGCCTTTTGCAGCAGTGGCCTATTGGGATGAGCTTTGCCAAATCATGGAGTGGAGTAAAACCCACGTCTACTCCACGCTCCATATCTGCTGGGGAGCCCAGGCCGGATTATATTACCACTACGGCATACCAAAGTATGATCTTCCCCAAAAAATGTTTGGCGTTTTTCCCCATAAAGTACTTCCCAGCGAGCATGCCAGGCTGTTTCGCGGTTTTGACGACACCTTCTATGTTCCCCATTCCCGGTACACGGAAGTCAAACGGGAAGACATCGAAAAAGTTTCTCAGCTGCGCCTGCTCGCCGAATCTGACATGGCCGGCGTTTATGCCGTAGCCGATTTAATGGGAAGGCAATTTTTCATCACCGGCCATTCCGAATACGACCCGCTTACCCTGAAAACCGAATACGACCGGGACATTTCCCAGGGAGTGCCCATTCAAATTCCCTATCATTATTATCCTAATGACGATCCCAGTCAGCCCCCCATGGTTACCTGGCGAAGCGCGGCGAATCTTCTTTTTTCCAACTGGCTGAACTATTATGTCTACCAGGAAACGCCTTTTGATCTCGCTGCATTATAG
- a CDS encoding NAD(P)-dependent oxidoreductase: MDKYDIIHFESLGPEAQYLDEETKKAQQGHQLPEIYRYLITPDNVQDFLKKNPEITLPDIITTKTHSALPASYLTGHKKSIVTRSTGYDHYEHLAAKANITSLREYCVNAVAQTAIKFLYAAAGELNHYTINTATFERKKSRAFMELNKHRIVTIFGIGKIGKKIYDLIEANDLTAQGVDIRQEQLDSLYKGKVKFVSKEEAVKSSDIIINAMNLTKNSDSKFYNQGYFSQEYLSQAKPGLIFINVTRGEIAPESVLLELYAAGRISGLGLDVFSNEAEFENELNTAANSANPSCSKTIVGKALDRSANIYVQPHQAFNSDVAARTKARETINHIIAWYKNNKQGFDEQLPYY; this comes from the coding sequence ATGGACAAGTATGATATCATTCATTTTGAATCTTTAGGGCCTGAGGCACAATACCTTGATGAAGAAACAAAAAAAGCTCAGCAGGGACATCAACTTCCGGAAATATACCGCTATCTTATTACCCCCGATAATGTACAGGATTTTTTAAAAAAGAATCCGGAAATCACTCTCCCGGACATTATAACAACAAAAACACATTCTGCTCTTCCGGCATCTTATCTGACCGGGCACAAAAAAAGCATCGTAACCCGCAGTACCGGCTACGATCACTATGAACATTTAGCGGCGAAAGCCAATATAACATCGCTGCGGGAATACTGCGTAAACGCCGTGGCGCAAACGGCAATTAAATTTCTTTACGCCGCAGCCGGAGAATTGAATCATTATACAATAAATACAGCCACCTTTGAAAGAAAAAAATCCAGGGCATTCATGGAATTGAACAAGCATAGAATTGTTACGATTTTCGGCATTGGCAAAATAGGGAAAAAAATTTACGACCTCATTGAGGCAAATGATTTGACTGCCCAGGGAGTTGATATCCGTCAGGAACAACTAGACAGCCTGTATAAAGGAAAAGTAAAATTTGTCTCGAAAGAAGAAGCCGTCAAATCAAGCGATATCATCATAAATGCGATGAATCTTACCAAAAATAGCGACAGTAAATTTTATAATCAAGGCTACTTTTCGCAAGAGTATCTGTCCCAGGCAAAACCCGGATTGATATTTATCAATGTTACACGCGGAGAAATAGCCCCGGAATCAGTATTGCTGGAGCTGTATGCCGCCGGCAGGATCAGCGGGCTGGGATTAGATGTATTTTCAAATGAAGCCGAATTTGAAAACGAACTGAATACTGCCGCTAACAGCGCAAATCCGTCATGTTCAAAAACAATAGTGGGAAAAGCATTAGACCGCAGTGCCAATATATACGTGCAGCCGCATCAGGCTTTTAACTCCGATGTGGCCGCACGAACCAAAGCCAGGGAAACGATTAATCATATTATCGCCTGGTATAAAAACAACAAGCAGGGTTTTGACGAACAGCTGCCTTACTATTAA
- a CDS encoding UxaA family hydrolase — protein sequence MKLKGYRRPDGKAGIRNYVLLLPTSVCSTQVAMEISNKVNGSTYVNNSFGCCQVAGDAKLTFKTVVNVGLNPNAGAVIVVGLGCEGVEPHKVAAEIEKSGKPVACVVIQEEGGTLKALAKGCSIARQFSQMLSVQAKEEIAVSELILGIECGGSDTTSGLASNPACGAASDILVAKGGTSILSETTELIGAEQILAQRAVNETVKTGLLRLVKGCEERAKALGEDIRGGQPTPGNIQGGITTIEEKSLGCVHKAGTAPLQGVLEYADMPRAKGLFVMDSPGQDIESVSGMVAGGAQIIIFTTGRGTPTGNPLAPVIKITANSKTYNNMQDNIDIDASGIIDGTKSIEAVGQEIFDEMMEVVNGKTTKAETLGHKEFSIYKIAPTF from the coding sequence ATGAAACTCAAAGGTTATCGCCGTCCGGACGGAAAAGCGGGCATACGAAATTATGTGCTGCTGCTGCCCACCAGTGTTTGTTCGACACAGGTAGCAATGGAAATTTCCAATAAAGTCAATGGCAGTACGTATGTCAACAATTCCTTCGGCTGCTGCCAGGTAGCAGGTGATGCAAAACTGACATTTAAAACAGTAGTCAATGTAGGCCTGAATCCTAATGCCGGTGCCGTTATTGTCGTTGGTCTCGGCTGCGAGGGAGTCGAGCCTCACAAAGTAGCTGCTGAAATTGAAAAGTCAGGGAAACCTGTCGCCTGTGTCGTCATTCAGGAAGAAGGAGGGACGCTGAAAGCTTTGGCAAAAGGCTGTTCCATTGCGCGCCAATTTTCCCAAATGCTATCCGTTCAGGCGAAAGAAGAAATCGCTGTAAGCGAATTAATTCTGGGGATTGAGTGCGGCGGCTCGGATACAACCTCCGGGTTAGCTTCTAACCCGGCATGCGGCGCTGCCTCCGACATTCTTGTGGCAAAAGGCGGGACATCCATTTTGTCCGAAACTACCGAACTGATTGGGGCTGAGCAGATACTGGCGCAGCGTGCTGTGAATGAAACTGTCAAAACTGGTTTGCTCCGGCTTGTCAAGGGCTGTGAAGAACGGGCCAAAGCACTGGGCGAAGATATCAGAGGCGGACAGCCTACACCGGGGAATATCCAGGGAGGCATTACGACCATCGAAGAAAAATCTCTGGGATGTGTACACAAAGCCGGCACCGCGCCCCTGCAGGGAGTGTTGGAATACGCCGATATGCCCCGGGCGAAGGGGCTGTTCGTTATGGATTCGCCCGGGCAGGATATTGAATCTGTATCCGGTATGGTAGCCGGCGGAGCGCAAATTATTATCTTTACTACCGGCCGGGGAACTCCGACCGGCAATCCGTTAGCGCCTGTCATCAAAATTACCGCCAACAGCAAGACCTACAACAATATGCAGGATAATATCGATATTGACGCATCCGGCATTATCGACGGAACTAAAAGCATTGAAGCCGTCGGTCAGGAAATATTCGATGAAATGATGGAGGTCGTCAATGGCAAGACAACAAAGGCGGAAACCCTTGGGCATAAAGAATTTTCTATATACAAAATTGCTCCGACTTTTTGA
- a CDS encoding DUF6506 family protein, translated as MLKAAFIFLAPQADTARHRAVVETPAVELTVVGAEDYKAAVKTAQELTAQGVGAIELCGGFGIEGVAAIKTAVAGKAVIGAVRFDLHPGLDNKSGDAIFR; from the coding sequence ATGTTAAAAGCAGCATTTATTTTTTTAGCGCCTCAGGCGGACACCGCTCGTCACCGGGCGGTGGTTGAAACTCCGGCAGTTGAATTGACTGTGGTAGGAGCAGAAGATTATAAGGCAGCGGTGAAAACGGCACAGGAGCTAACGGCACAGGGGGTTGGCGCCATCGAACTATGCGGCGGTTTTGGCATAGAAGGGGTGGCGGCCATCAAGACCGCAGTAGCCGGAAAGGCTGTTATTGGCGCCGTGCGGTTTGATTTGCATCCCGGACTGGACAATAAAAGCGGCGATGCAATTTTTAGATAA
- a CDS encoding bifunctional homocysteine S-methyltransferase/methylenetetrahydrofolate reductase — protein MDELIREYLKNNLLIADGAMGTYYDQITGIYDSLPEFANLREPEIIEQIHAEYIDAGAKLIRTNTFSANCFSMNITRTTLRQVLTAGVQIADKAAEGKDVFVAASIGPIPEMVDKTALDRERVLAEYQFIADVLLAAGAKVFIFETFSGTEYLKEITQYIKEKNNSAFVLAQFATTPEGFTRNGIRNERIVAEMKKLDSLDAYGFNCGVGPTHLHNLLQKIDITGDIVSVMPNAGYPEIVKERILYIQNPDYFANKMNDIRQLGVKIIGGCCGTTPAHIKKMVEVIRRNPAEYLPSRTVEVKPAALREKSRNEFSDKLTREQFVVAVELDPPFNANSEKILHNARICKDNGVDIITIADSPMGRARVDSVAIAAKIKREVGIDVLPHLCCRDKNLNALKSGLLAAYMEGIRNILAVTGDPILNSDKKDIKSVFNLNSLKLIEMIRTMNQDVFSADPFQVGGALNVNAAKPEVELERMSRKRENGAAFFLTQPVFNESAIEFIAKARSKGNVKLLGGIMPLVSYRNAQFLNNEMPGIQVPEVLINQFDASMAKQEAEDLGIALAVKIAEEIKPHVNGFYFITPFNRVEMIMKIWQRLK, from the coding sequence GTGGATGAATTGATTAGAGAATATCTAAAGAACAATCTGTTGATTGCGGATGGCGCAATGGGGACCTATTACGATCAGATTACCGGAATTTATGACAGCTTGCCCGAATTTGCCAATCTGCGGGAACCGGAAATTATTGAACAAATTCACGCTGAATATATTGACGCCGGGGCAAAATTAATCAGGACCAATACGTTTTCGGCAAATTGTTTTTCCATGAACATAACAAGAACGACGCTGCGGCAGGTATTGACTGCCGGGGTGCAAATAGCCGATAAAGCAGCTGAGGGCAAAGACGTATTTGTTGCCGCAAGTATCGGTCCTATTCCGGAAATGGTGGATAAAACTGCGCTTGACCGAGAGCGGGTGCTGGCGGAGTATCAATTTATTGCCGATGTTTTATTGGCTGCAGGGGCGAAAGTTTTTATTTTCGAAACTTTCAGCGGCACTGAGTATTTAAAGGAAATCACCCAATATATTAAGGAGAAAAACAACTCGGCATTTGTATTGGCCCAGTTTGCCACCACGCCGGAGGGCTTTACCAGGAATGGAATCCGCAACGAACGCATTGTGGCGGAGATGAAAAAGCTGGACAGTCTGGATGCGTATGGATTTAACTGCGGCGTAGGTCCCACTCACTTGCATAATTTATTGCAGAAGATCGATATCACCGGTGATATCGTATCAGTTATGCCCAATGCCGGCTATCCGGAAATTGTCAAGGAACGGATATTGTACATTCAAAACCCGGACTATTTTGCCAATAAGATGAATGACATTCGCCAGCTGGGGGTTAAAATTATCGGCGGGTGCTGCGGGACGACTCCGGCCCATATCAAAAAAATGGTGGAAGTGATCCGGCGGAATCCGGCGGAATATTTGCCAAGCCGGACCGTTGAAGTGAAACCGGCTGCTTTGCGTGAGAAAAGCAGGAATGAATTTTCTGACAAACTTACCAGAGAGCAGTTCGTCGTTGCGGTAGAATTGGACCCACCCTTTAACGCTAATTCGGAAAAAATTTTGCATAATGCCCGGATATGTAAGGACAATGGCGTAGATATCATAACGATAGCCGATTCTCCCATGGGCCGGGCCAGAGTGGATTCGGTTGCCATTGCCGCAAAAATTAAGCGGGAAGTGGGAATCGATGTACTGCCCCATCTCTGCTGCCGGGACAAAAATTTGAATGCTCTGAAGTCAGGCCTTTTGGCGGCCTATATGGAGGGGATCCGCAATATCCTGGCAGTAACAGGCGACCCGATTTTAAATTCCGATAAAAAAGATATCAAAAGCGTATTCAACCTGAATTCTTTAAAACTGATTGAAATGATAAGGACAATGAATCAGGATGTTTTTTCCGCCGATCCTTTCCAGGTGGGAGGAGCACTGAATGTAAACGCGGCAAAGCCTGAAGTCGAGCTGGAAAGAATGAGCCGGAAACGGGAAAATGGCGCCGCCTTTTTTCTGACGCAGCCTGTTTTCAACGAAAGCGCCATCGAGTTTATTGCCAAAGCCAGAAGTAAGGGGAATGTGAAGCTATTAGGCGGCATTATGCCACTTGTCAGCTATAGAAATGCCCAGTTTCTCAACAATGAAATGCCGGGAATCCAGGTGCCGGAAGTTCTGATCAATCAGTTTGACGCAAGCATGGCTAAACAGGAAGCGGAAGATCTGGGTATTGCATTAGCGGTGAAAATTGCGGAAGAAATCAAGCCGCATGTAAATGGATTTTATTTTATTACTCCTTTTAACCGGGTGGAAATGATTATGAAAATCTGGCAGCGGCTAAAATGA
- a CDS encoding hemolysin III family protein, with amino-acid sequence MEERLNAVTHGIGTLLAVVGLTFLIVLSYLYGSIWHQVSFGIYGGSLVLLYLASTLYHSFTNQKLKYIFKIIDHSAIYLLIAGTYTPFTLVLLHGTLGWTVFGIVWGLAVVGVTFQIFFVKRFKVLSTICYIVMGWLMVIFIKPLVLALPTMGLCWLIAGGLFYTVGALFYLYRWVPYNHAVWHLFVLAGSISHFITVLFYVLPIPVAA; translated from the coding sequence ATGGAAGAAAGATTGAATGCGGTAACTCACGGCATCGGAACATTGCTGGCCGTGGTCGGGCTAACTTTTCTAATCGTATTGTCTTATTTGTACGGCAGTATTTGGCATCAGGTCAGCTTTGGCATTTATGGCGGCTCCCTGGTACTGCTGTATCTGGCATCGACTCTTTATCACAGCTTCACCAATCAAAAGCTGAAGTATATTTTTAAGATTATTGACCATTCGGCGATTTACTTATTAATCGCCGGCACTTACACACCGTTTACCCTGGTGCTGCTCCACGGGACTTTAGGCTGGACTGTTTTTGGCATTGTTTGGGGGCTGGCTGTTGTCGGCGTGACGTTTCAAATTTTTTTCGTCAAACGGTTTAAGGTTTTGTCGACGATTTGTTATATTGTCATGGGCTGGCTGATGGTTATTTTCATAAAACCCCTCGTTTTGGCTCTACCGACGATGGGACTTTGCTGGTTAATCGCCGGCGGTCTTTTCTATACGGTCGGAGCGTTGTTTTATCTTTATCGCTGGGTTCCTTACAATCACGCGGTCTGGCATTTGTTTGTGCTTGCCGGCAGCATTTCTCATTTTATCACGGTGTTATTTTATGTGCTTCCCATTCCGGTGGCTGCATAA
- the ureC gene encoding urease subunit alpha — protein sequence MSLRIPGSEYANMFGPTIGDRVRLADTDLIVEVEKDYTVYGEECKFGGGKSIRDGMAQSCSAVSKNGALDLLITNVLIIDYQGIVKADIGIKDGKIVGIGKAGNPAITSGVGEHMVIGASTEVIAGEGLIATAGGIDTHVHYISPQQIETALYSGMTTMIGGGTGPADGSNATTCTPGPWNIARMLEAVEEFPMNFGFLGKGNSSSREPLIEQVKAGVMGLKLHEDWGSTPQAIDTCLSVAEDYDIQVAIHTDTINEAGYVEDTIKAINGRSIHTYHTEGAGGGHAPDTVKLAACPNIIPSSTTPTLPYTVNTLVEHLDMLMVCHHMDKNVPEDIDFANSRIRANTIAAEDVLHDRGVISIINSDSQAMGRVGEVIIRTWQTADKMKKQFGALSGDSRQNDNRRVKRYIAKYTINPAIAHGVSKYVGSLAAGKLADIVLWKPAMFGVKPEMIIKGGFIAASRMGEANASIPTPQPVIYRNMFGAFGKTKYKTAATFVSGESLRNGEIDKLHLQKMLYPVSGCRNIGKKDMILNDAVPHIEVDPRTYEVKLDGELITCEPVKSLPLTQRYFLF from the coding sequence ATGAGTTTAAGAATACCGGGCAGCGAATATGCAAATATGTTTGGCCCTACGATTGGCGATCGAGTCAGACTTGCCGATACGGATCTTATTGTTGAAGTGGAAAAAGATTACACGGTATACGGTGAAGAGTGCAAGTTCGGCGGCGGCAAGTCCATTCGGGACGGGATGGCGCAATCGTGCAGCGCTGTCAGTAAGAACGGGGCTTTGGATTTATTAATTACCAATGTTTTGATCATAGATTATCAGGGTATTGTTAAGGCGGATATCGGCATTAAAGACGGTAAAATTGTCGGTATCGGCAAAGCCGGCAATCCAGCCATTACGTCCGGTGTCGGTGAGCATATGGTCATTGGCGCATCGACCGAGGTAATTGCCGGGGAGGGATTGATTGCGACAGCCGGCGGGATTGATACGCATGTTCATTACATTAGTCCGCAGCAGATAGAAACCGCGCTTTACAGCGGCATGACCACTATGATCGGCGGCGGGACGGGACCGGCGGATGGCTCTAATGCCACGACTTGTACTCCCGGTCCCTGGAATATAGCCAGGATGCTGGAGGCGGTTGAAGAGTTTCCCATGAATTTTGGTTTTCTTGGCAAAGGGAATTCTTCCTCCCGGGAACCGCTCATTGAGCAGGTGAAAGCAGGCGTTATGGGCTTAAAACTGCATGAAGACTGGGGTTCCACTCCCCAAGCGATTGACACCTGTCTGAGCGTCGCCGAAGATTACGATATTCAGGTTGCGATTCATACCGATACAATTAATGAAGCCGGCTATGTGGAAGATACCATTAAAGCAATTAATGGCCGGTCCATCCACACATATCATACGGAAGGCGCCGGGGGCGGACATGCTCCGGACACGGTAAAACTCGCAGCCTGCCCCAATATTATTCCTTCGTCGACCACGCCGACATTGCCGTATACGGTCAATACCCTGGTTGAACATTTGGATATGCTGATGGTTTGCCACCATATGGATAAAAATGTGCCGGAAGATATTGATTTTGCCAATTCCCGCATCCGCGCCAATACGATTGCCGCGGAAGACGTGCTGCATGACCGGGGAGTGATCAGTATAATAAATTCCGATTCTCAGGCGATGGGGCGGGTAGGAGAAGTCATTATCAGAACCTGGCAGACTGCCGATAAAATGAAAAAGCAGTTCGGGGCCTTAAGCGGCGACAGCCGGCAAAACGACAACCGCAGGGTTAAGCGGTATATTGCAAAATATACAATTAATCCGGCTATAGCTCATGGCGTGTCCAAATACGTAGGTTCTTTGGCAGCCGGCAAGCTGGCGGATATTGTGCTTTGGAAACCGGCCATGTTCGGCGTAAAACCGGAGATGATCATTAAAGGCGGGTTTATTGCCGCAAGCAGAATGGGTGAGGCGAATGCTTCCATCCCGACGCCGCAGCCGGTTATTTACCGGAATATGTTTGGCGCTTTCGGCAAGACTAAATATAAAACGGCGGCAACATTTGTTTCGGGCGAGTCACTCCGGAACGGGGAGATAGATAAACTGCATTTGCAAAAAATGCTTTATCCGGTTTCCGGCTGCAGAAACATCGGCAAAAAAGATATGATTCTGAATGATGCTGTGCCGCATATCGAGGTGGATCCCCGCACCTATGAGGTCAAACTGGACGGTGAGCTTATAACCTGTGAACCGGTGAAAAGTTTGCCGCTGACGCAGCGCTATTTCTTATTCTAA
- a CDS encoding sigma 54-interacting transcriptional regulator, translated as MLEKIYLIAPYAGLADLGKEINQAMNWNINVQLGNLEDSIPFAQTAQQQGAQAIISRGGTASIIRSCVDIPVIEIEVTGYDILKALYPYRNSNAAVGVIGYRNVVAGCKDISSILNIPMENILIPNEPQLDWNIIRQQVKAMIKRYKIDVIVGDTVIISKFNHLAVKCQLITSGKEAVLQAVDVAQKVIRAQNSEKEKFEKFRAVLNFIHDGVVVTDENGIVTAANPCAEAIFGLSGAEMQGKQIAKIIKNFPHDHVLKAGAPQLAHIQSTANEHVVANSVPILIDGTVRGSVSTFKKVSEIQKMEREIRKNLYAKGLVTKYTFPDIMTKDQQMLRLLTLAQNYAKTDATVLIAGESGTGKEMLAQSIHAASPRAKGPFVAVNCAALPPQLLESELFGYVEGAFTGAAKGGKTGLFELAHNGTIFLDEIGELALPLQARLLRTLQEKQVMRLGSDKIIPIDIRVIVATNINLRQAVREEKFRKDLYYRINVLNLKTIPLRDRKNDIEFLCYYFLQYYNHQYGKHVKKIQPEVLRLFHHYSWPGNIREMKNIMERIVISTNCEEVAVNNIDLLIDEMKPEDEADGGESNGHNPDSFLQGTMEEIKVKIIKAVLEKEKYNKTNTAKRLQINRSTINRLL; from the coding sequence ATGCTGGAGAAAATTTACTTAATAGCGCCTTATGCCGGACTTGCTGATCTCGGCAAAGAAATCAACCAAGCGATGAATTGGAATATCAACGTACAACTGGGCAATCTGGAAGACAGCATACCGTTTGCCCAAACGGCACAGCAGCAGGGCGCGCAGGCAATTATCAGCCGGGGAGGAACCGCATCCATTATTCGCAGCTGCGTGGATATTCCGGTTATTGAAATCGAAGTCACAGGCTATGATATTTTAAAGGCTCTGTATCCCTATCGGAACAGCAATGCCGCAGTCGGTGTTATCGGCTACCGCAATGTTGTTGCCGGCTGCAAAGATATAAGCAGTATATTGAACATTCCGATGGAAAATATTCTTATCCCCAACGAACCGCAGTTAGACTGGAATATAATCCGGCAGCAAGTAAAAGCGATGATCAAGCGTTATAAAATAGATGTCATTGTCGGCGATACGGTCATCATCAGCAAATTCAATCATTTAGCGGTAAAGTGCCAATTGATAACTTCCGGCAAAGAAGCGGTATTGCAGGCTGTTGATGTGGCACAAAAGGTAATTCGCGCCCAAAACAGCGAGAAAGAGAAATTCGAAAAATTCCGGGCAGTATTAAATTTTATTCATGATGGCGTGGTTGTAACCGATGAAAATGGCATTGTTACAGCAGCCAATCCATGTGCCGAGGCGATATTCGGCCTGTCCGGCGCTGAAATGCAGGGGAAGCAGATTGCCAAGATTATTAAGAATTTTCCCCATGACCATGTCTTAAAAGCAGGTGCGCCCCAATTGGCTCATATTCAATCCACGGCGAATGAACACGTTGTTGCCAATAGTGTACCTATTCTCATTGACGGTACGGTTCGCGGAAGCGTGTCTACATTTAAAAAGGTATCCGAGATTCAAAAAATGGAACGGGAGATCAGAAAAAATCTTTATGCCAAAGGATTAGTAACCAAATATACTTTTCCGGACATTATGACAAAAGATCAACAGATGCTGAGACTGCTGACACTTGCCCAGAATTATGCAAAAACCGACGCCACTGTGCTTATTGCCGGTGAAAGCGGTACCGGCAAAGAAATGCTGGCTCAAAGCATTCACGCCGCCAGTCCCAGGGCAAAAGGCCCCTTTGTGGCGGTAAATTGTGCGGCGCTGCCGCCTCAATTGCTGGAAAGCGAATTATTCGGCTATGTGGAAGGGGCGTTTACCGGTGCGGCCAAAGGGGGAAAAACCGGGCTGTTCGAACTTGCCCATAACGGGACAATTTTTCTGGATGAAATCGGGGAACTTGCCTTGCCGCTTCAGGCCAGACTTCTGCGCACACTCCAGGAAAAACAGGTTATGCGGCTGGGATCGGACAAAATTATTCCCATTGATATTCGGGTGATTGTGGCCACAAATATTAATTTGCGCCAGGCGGTCAGAGAAGAAAAATTCCGTAAAGATTTATATTACCGCATTAATGTATTGAATTTAAAAACGATTCCGCTGCGCGATAGGAAAAATGATATTGAATTTCTCTGCTACTATTTTTTACAGTACTATAATCATCAATACGGCAAGCACGTAAAGAAAATTCAGCCGGAAGTGCTGCGGCTGTTTCATCATTACAGCTGGCCGGGAAATATCCGTGAAATGAAAAATATTATGGAGAGAATCGTCATTTCCACTAATTGCGAGGAAGTTGCTGTCAACAATATTGACCTGCTGATTGATGAAATGAAACCGGAAGATGAGGCGGACGGAGGGGAAAGTAATGGTCACAATCCTGATTCTTTCCTGCAAGGCACTATGGAAGAGATAAAAGTAAAAATTATTAAAGCCGTACTGGAAAAAGAAAAGTATAATAAAACGAATACGGCCAAACGGCTGCAGATTAACCGCTCTACCATTAACCGACTCCTATAG
- a CDS encoding UxaA family hydrolase — MRKQAVVIHPRDNVATATADIKKGSQVSMFVAGRDVSVVVLADIPFGHKFAIRDIPCRQHVLKYGESIGLSTADIRSGDYVHVHNVESERGRGDWEE; from the coding sequence ATGCGTAAACAAGCCGTTGTTATTCACCCCAGAGATAATGTCGCCACCGCTACTGCCGACATTAAAAAAGGATCTCAGGTAAGCATGTTTGTCGCCGGCCGGGATGTCAGCGTGGTGGTTCTTGCCGACATTCCCTTTGGCCATAAATTCGCCATCAGGGATATTCCCTGCCGGCAGCATGTTCTGAAGTATGGTGAATCCATTGGCCTTTCAACCGCTGACATTCGCAGTGGCGACTATGTCCATGTGCATAATGTGGAAAGTGAAAGAGGCCGCGGAGATTGGGAAGAATGA